The Naumovozyma castellii chromosome 2, complete genome sequence AAAGTAGTGTTGTACCCGTATATATATAACCCACAACAAATGTGGACCGTACAAGTGAATCCATCTTAATGATAGATGTGTTAGGTGcttctttattatatattatgaGCCCCATGTAGTTAAAAGATGTTATGCATGTTAGAAATTGGCTTGTGATGACAACAACACGTTGAAGGAAATCTCCTGGCGACgtcatttgaagatttaaGTTTAAGCTAAATTGGATAAAGAGAAGAACACCCAAAATTTTGCCATATACACCTGGGTTAGTCACTGATAATGGATATGTTGGTTTGCAATACTTCCCATCTTGGTTATTAGTGCTTTCTCCAACTCTATGTTGCTGGCTTTTTCCTGAGTCCattcttaataaattttgtcTGATTATAGTTGCAACTGTTCTTTACTAACGGAAAGCAGTATTACTTTAGGATGTCAACTAAAGTTctgttcaaaatattcgtTATTAGTCTCCCTCTGACTTGGTACCCTTTTTACGTAATCAGTTACGTATTGGCGTTTGATCTCTTTTGGACCTGAGCAGTTagaataaattaaagaCCCCCATggatattttttaaaatttgaaaccCACCTCCAAGTTACAATGAAAAAGtaataaacaaaacttATTAGTTAGTTTTATAGTTATTGCAACCttatattttaattgaaataaATTCTAATTTAATGTATAATCTGTCGAACTTATTTATGATTCCATTCCCCCAGCTCTCTTTCCGGCTCCATTACCAGGAGAAGCCGAATGTCAAGCCTTACGACGCTCAGCAAACTTTACCTATAAATAGATAAAAAACTAGTTCATAGAAAAACAGATTAGAAAAATTGCCAAATACATATATAATATAGGAATACAATTCCGCTAGCAAAGCATCGATGAAACTTTTTTAAGCAAATAATTCTACCCagtttaataatttctgaAGTCCTTCACCAAAGTTCTGATCTATTCTACCAATATCTCATTATAAATGATGCATCCATTAGAGGTACATAGTTAGTAgtctgaaaaattaggGAAGCTCACCTTTTCCGTTTCAGATGGTAGAACTGAAAAGGTTGCAGTAATATGGCATAATATTTCCTAGCGGCCATATCTACGTAATTCCCAATATCTTAATGGAGGGTATACCAACCCTGAAAATGCCATACTTAACCACATAGCAATATCTCCACCGGTCTCACCAAATTTTCTTGCAAGGGGTCCAATCCAATATGCTTGTGCCATACCAACGACAACACCGGCAACACCACAAAGAAATGCAAATGTTGCGGCGTATCCATGTGTCAGTACTTCTGGATCATCCCATTTGTTCCAATTGTATTTATGACTAGTAGCTAAATGCCTCCTTTTTAATAGGTGAATGTTTGTAATTGTAGCCTCTTTTGTACTATCAGTCTTATCCTTATTATTCTCAAAATTATTCTGCAATGCTGTTGAGTTTCCTACCACAGGCTCTAGCGGTTCGAactcctcttcttcctcacCCTCAGTGGTGTCAGATCCAGATTTGCTCTTATCAAATTCTGGGAATTCCTTATAGTATAAATGATGGAAATACTCTCTGAAAATAACATTCTCTTCTAATAACAGTATGAAATACATACTAATCCAATACCCAATCATAGGTAGAAAGTTACCCAAAATGGTACTGAAATGGTTACGACCTACCAATGCACAAACCAGGCAGATAATCATACAAACGATGGACCAAAACCAACGCGGTACCTTGGCTGCTTTAACACTAGCAAGTTGTACCGAAAACGCTGCGGAATACgtattaataatattattggaGATTAAACTTAGAAGTAAAACCACTACAcaaaatttaccaaatcCATTCCAACGTTTAAATCCGGCATGTAATAATCCACCCATACCATATTTGTTGTAGTCGTCGTTCCATGGTTCATATGTGGCAGCTACCGTAGATAGACAAAGACCTAATACACCAACAAATAAGGTAGGTACCACAGTTCCTAGAAATGTCAACATGAACACTTGGAACTTAGATGTGTCTTCaggaaacaaaatataataatcaGCCGTAATAGATCCCCAGGTAGCTGTAATACTGTAACATAACGAAAAAAAACTTAACCAATTACCCTTTAAGGTTAGACGATCAGGAATGGGACTCTTAAAATCGTCAATATAATGATACTTGTCACTTGAAGAAATGTAAAGTAGAATAAACATTAGCCAAACAGGAATCGATAGATAAGTTTCCACCTTCAAGACCTGCTTAATACCGAACACAGCAACTAAAAACGAAAAAAGGGTGACGATCAAAACACCGACCCATAATGGAACTTTATCATTGGAGATGGATGCTAACATTTCACCACCAACGACTGAATTAACTACGGACCAACCCATCACACCAATAATAGCTGCCAGAGCaacaaatttaacaaaCCACCAACCAAATAGATATCTAGCAGTGACCATTTGTCTACAACCAGATTGTGGACCCATAATGGAACAATATGCTGCAACAAGACAACCAATGGCCATGGATACTATCCCGGATACCATACTCTCATTAAATGTtaaaccaaataataagGGCCCCAGAAGGAATGAAGACATCGATGAAAGGGAACCAGTTGCAGCTAACCAATATCCAGCAACATGAATGAACTGCTTTCTCTTTGAACCTCTCTCATAGGGAGATATACGCTCAATACCTGTAGCTTCCACTCCCAGGGAGTCCAATTTCTTAGATAGTAAATTTGCTGTGTGTAACAATCTTCGTAGATATGACGGCGACTTTTTTACTGTCGTAAATTCTGTTTCAGCTACCTCTATCTTTTCTATTGTCGGTTTCagcatttttcttttctttatctGTAATTTGACTTGTAATTTACTGTTGCCTTTAAAGGAAAGTCCTGCGCTTTTTAGTGattgtttttcaatagGGGCTAGAACAATGACGCAAAGAAAAGTATGTTACTTTTTATATCTATCAGTTGATTGAAAGTTAGTTCTATGCTAATGACTGCCTTTTTCGACCTAGGGAATCTTTGACTCATCCCACGATTAGATAgcattttttcttttcgaCGCGGTGACGGAGTCATATTCGTATTTGAACTGGGTGTGGTAGATGCGGCACGCCACAGATGTAGTGATAAGCGTGAGATGGTAACAAAATAGTCAACAAGCAATAACCAGGAATTACTTTCACTTTCATAGGATTATTGTCttgattttaaatttccTAATAGGCCAGTTGAAAGCCAATTAGTTTATTAACTTGGTGAATGGATAAAATAATACCCACATGGAACTGAACCGACTTACCGTCTCCACTATGCCAGAAAGCTGACTTGAATATCCCAAGTCTGCTATTTGAAAGGTAGATGACGTTGGAGATGAAAGAATACTTAACTGCCAAATTAGTTGTTATTAAAAACTTCTTTAAAAGTGGAAACTCCTATATTTTAACTTTACCAAatcaaaactttcaatCAAGAACTCAGGACAAACCCAACCCAACCATTGCCAGTTATTGAATACATACATTTTAAGCTTACTTTTCAATGTACTTAGCATAGGAATAGTACTTTTAGCTGAATTTCAATGGGGTTAAAAATGCTATAAAACAAACAgtgaaattttatttttcagaaATTGATCTCTTGGCCCAGTTGGTTAAGGCACGGTGCTAATAACGCCGGGATCAGCGGTTCGATCCCGCTAGagatcattattttttgaatctCGTCTTAAAGTAGAACTCTGTACAGGAAGAatataacaataataataacagaATTTTTTAATAGTTAAATACCTCTTAGTAAGAGAATAAAAACTTTGTACAAGGGTTCAACCCCATCttataaataaagaatatgCATAATATAATATCGTCTACTTTCGTTTTGTTATTCcaatttgttcaaattcaatcaaCTTCATCCCATTTGTCCACTTTCATTGTACCCCTTTCAGCCAAATTGGTATGGAACTTAAAGGCATTCTTTAACATATGAGGTTCATGTAGACAACCGTGCTTGGCAGCATAATGTTCTGatctttccaaataatcAGTTAACAATGATTTATAATCAGGATGAGCACATTGTTTTATAATTTCACGAGCTCTATCTCTTGGACATAGACCTCTCAAATCGGCCAAACCTTGTTCAGTGACGAGAATATCCAAATCATGTTCAGTTTGATCCACATGAGATGCCATTGGAACAATAGATGAAATACCCGTTGGGTCCACTTTAGTAGGTCTTGCAGATGGGGCATGCATGATGGACAATTTTGCATTTCTTAAGAAGTCTGCTGAACCACCTAACCCATTCAACATACGAGACCCATTCACATTTGTAGAATTAGCATGAGCGTAGATGTCTACTTCTACTGGGGTATTCATGGCAATGACACCCAATCTACGGATCATTTCTGGATTATTGGACACCACTTGAGATCTTAAACAAATCTTATTCTTGAAACTATCCCAATTGGCAAATGCTCTTTCGAACCCATTTTCTGTCAACCTAATGGATGTAGCAGTTGCGAAATCCAATGAtccattttcaaacaaaTCTAGGAATGAATCTTGCAACACTTCTGTCCAAACGTTCAAATGCTTAAAATTTGCATCTGTCAAACCTTCAATGACAGCATTAGCAATGTTACCAATACCACTTTGCAATGGTAATAGATTTTCAGGTAATCTACCATGTTTGACTTCATTTCTGAAGAATTCCACCAAATTGTTAGCAATACCTTTGGACATTTCATCGGATGGTGTGTTTGGTGGTACTTTATCCCTTGTGGTGGATTCCACAATGGCAATAACCTTCTCAGGATCCAGTGGGATGGAGTCTACACCGCATCTATCGTCCACTTTAACGTATGGGTATGGTTGTCTGTATGGTGGATTGACAGGCATATCGATATCATGAATACCTTCAAAAGAGGGAGTAGCCGTGTTCACTTCAACGATAATCTTGTCTGCCACAGCCATGAACTCTGGGGACCCACCGACTGAAGGCCCGGGCACAATGGACCCATCCTCCTTGATTGCTGTGGCTTCAATGATCATATAATCCAGGATTTTATTGTCTGTACGTTCTCTTGTGTAGAATCCATACATTAGATCTTGAGGAAACATGGAAAGATGCTTGTcgaagaatttaatttgACCTGAGTTGATTGCCTTAGCGATTGGTTTACCGACTTGATGAGGAGCTCTCTTGATAATCATATCATGTTCAGCCCACTTATTCTCCTCCGGTCCCGCAGAGGCACCGACGAATAGGTTAAATTTCAGTTTGCCCTGTAAGTTGTTTTTCTCGACGTGTTCAATGAGAGCATCTGGGACAGCCTTAGGGGTCCCGACCCCGGTGAAACCGGACCAACCCAAGTACTGACCGTTCTTGAACAATGGGATCAGTTCATGTGGTTGTTTTACTTTCTTCAAGTAAGGAAGGTACCTCACTCTTTCCTTCAATAAGTTCGAGATTGTCATGTTTGCCTGTTTGCctgtttgtttgtttgttttaGCTTAGTACttagtaaaaaaaatgtgTTCAGAGACCTTTCCGTGTTCACGTTGAAAGGACAGAAGCAGCAGCTGAGcttgttatatatatatacaaatATCTGTGTGCTTCACGGTGGATGGGTCGAGTGGATCTGTCGAGGACGAATGAGAGTTTAACAGCAGAAGTTTGTTGCTCGAAGGATGAGGGCCAATCAGCATCTGCCGCGTCAAAATTGCGGGGGCGCCGCATCGGACACACACGTAATAAGATACTTTTTGTTATATACATAATATGGGCTAAGGGAACCAGTGGTTGGTCTGGTGCTCACAATGGCAGAGTTTATTCCGATCATCGGCTTCTGCGAGAATGCACACGTATGAGAACGGGGTATCGTATTATATAAGATGCTATTTGTATACATTTTCTTAAACTTTAACTAACCGAAGATTTCGTTCCACAGCAACTTCTTCAGGTCCTTTGTCGTCAGCACATCCTTGTAGGAATCAAACTCGAAAAAGGACTTCGGGATAGGTTCACCCGTGGGCTCGTCATTAGGGTCATGATACGTCTTCAAATATGGATGCGCTAATGCTTCCTCTGCTGTGATTCTGCTACGTGGGTCGAAAATAAGCATTCTTTGTAAAAGATCAATTCCCAGTGGGTTAACATTGGGGAAAACCTTCTCCCAGGGGACAGGCTCGTATTTGGGTAGCGTGGTAATATACTCTCTTGCTCTTCTTGATTCAATGCACAATAGATCTCTCCCACTAGGCGTCCCAATAAGACCGAATATTAACATTAGTTGATGACGGTAATCCTTCCCCGGGAATATGGGCCTCTTCATGAATAACTCAGCCAGAATACAACCACAGGACCATATGTCCATTGCCTTGGAATATCTGGCAGCAGTTAGCATCACCTCTGGTGCACGATACCATCTGGTAGCCACATATTCCGTCATACCGTTTTGTAATTGTGCGTTGggttcatcatcaccagTGTcctcttcaataattcttgCTAATCCAAAATCACAGATCTTTAAATCACAGTtggaatttattaaaaggTTGGATGGTTTCAAATCTCGATGAATGACATTAGATCCGTGTAACACTTTCACCGCTCTCAACGTCTGATATATGAAATATTGTATATGGTCATCAGTAAGATTCTGTGTCGATATCACACGATGCAAATCTGTCTGCATCAACTCTTGTATAATGTACACTTCATTAAAATTCTCAAAGGATTCAGGTCTTTGAATGTCgaaaatggaaatgatattttcatGCTGGAAATGTTTCAAGATCTTAATCTCTCTTAATGTTCGTAATGCAAATAATGGTTTGTCGAATGGttcaatcttcttgatGGCAACAATCTCCCCCGTAGGTTTATGAACAGCTGAACAAACAACCCCATAAGCACCTTCCCCAAGAAGGGATTTTAATTGGAAATCActggaaatattgaaaacgATTTTCTTCCCCATGGCTCTGGTTAGTTTTATATTTGTTATTCTTGAATGGTAGTTTGCTTCTTGTGTAGTCTTGAGAACTAAACGGAAGAAAGTTCAAAATACTAATATCCTTATATATGTCTAGGGAATTCAACTACTTTTCTAAATCAGGTAATTATCTAAAACGGACTGGAACAAAGGAACATTCTCTTTTCTCACTGAATAACCGTGTTAATTTTCGCATCACCGAATTGAAGAATGCGGacaaaaatttcatttccaGATTCGTTTCACATTGATACAGTTGAAACGGGAGATGCCAATTGGGCTCTCTACACACATTGCTGGGTCcaatataaaaatatctttGTAGTTTGGGTGATCGAAGGACGTTAGAGCACCGGGTATTATCACCCTCTTCACCTGATACTATTACGTACATAAACCATGAAACTGGGGTCGTTCCAGATGTTACAGCAACACCAAGGGATACTTATCTACATACACCTTATGCTGAAGAAGTTTACTTCCTCCGCTATGAACAAATGCattctctctctctctctctctctctctcaGCTTCGattatatattaaatatgaCGTCGCCGCCTATGCAACGGGAATCTTGTTTTTACACAATAGAAGTAGCGAAGTATCGGAACTAACGTATAACTCGATCAAACGGGGCTGTTCACTAAAGTGTGGATCTCCAGATAGCTCTTCCAAATCACGTAAAATGTACGTAgataatacaataaaaaaGGCTTGGCGCAGTTTTCCCTAAGATTCACCGATCCGAACAAAACTGGGAATTTAAATGCGAGTGAAAAAGAGCAGTCAAATTTACAAAGAGTTTCTAGAAAGGGGTTCCATTCAGGACAAGTgacaagaacaacaacaatgaaGCTATTCTCATGGCTACCCATATGCGGTATCGTCATTAGTCTGTTGAACTTGACTCTAGCTGCCGATGAGTTTGTGCCCAAAGTGACAAGAACCATCTCGAAACTATCGTTTAATGTAGCCGCTTTTGATGACTCCACCATCTTACtgaaattggaagataatGTCTTATATCGTACTACTAATAATGGGGAAACATGGAACCCCGTGAAGGGGATTGATGGCGATGTTATTTGGGTcgatattgatgaatttaacAGTCATGACAGAGCCTTTGTTACCTCCAGAAAACTTGGTGAATTTTACGTTACCGACGACCAAGGTGACTCCTGGAGAAAGATTTCCATTGATGTTCCTGATAATGGTGACCCAAGTCCATGTGGACTCTTTACACATCCAACAAACAAAGATTTTTTGAATGTAAGATGCAATGTTTGTGAAAAGAGGGCCCAAAACCAACCACGTGAAGCTGATAAAAACCCAAAACCTAGTgttccaccaccaccaccaccggGGAAGGAGATTGGCAACTTATATAATCCAAATCGTCCCCGCTGTCAATTGCTTACCTTTGTATCGAAAAATAATGGGAAATCGTTTACTCAAATCAAGGCACCATCTTTCGATGCCTCGAAGAAGGACCATCTCGAAACAACACAATGTTCATTTATTAGATCAACCAAGGGGTCTCAATTGGGTGATTCCGAATCTAATCTCTTATGTCTATACAAAGTCGTAGAGGAGAATTCTGAGAAATCAACTTTGGAAAGAACTATTACTGACTTATTCGTCACATCCGATTGGGGGAAGACAGTTAAATCCCTAGATACATTTAAAGATTTGGCAATCTCTTCATTCAATGTTTTAGATTCTAGTATCCTCATTCAAACAAATGAAGATGCAtataattccaattccGCCAAGAAGTTATGGGTCTCCAGAGATGGTGTAACATTCAAAGAGGCATATCTTCCAACTGAATTAAGATACTCTATATCGGGAAAGATAACAGAAGATTCCGTCGGTAGAATTATTTTACCTATCAATGCGAAGAAAACAGAAGATGAGAAGGATACTTCAGTGCTCGCTGAGATCTTGATATCAGATTCTTCAGGATTAAAATTCGAACCATTTGAATGGTCCAAGGCAGATATTAGAGGATATTCACAACTTTCTCAACCTAAGCATTTGAAAGGAACAATGCTTGGTTCGTTTTTCCCCAGAAATCGTCGTGCTCGCAAGGGTTCTaagaaacaacaagaaaaatcttcttcaaaggGCATAACGAAGATATCTGTTGATAATGGCCAATCTTGGAGTAACTTGAGGATTGTCGATTCTAAAAATAAAGACCTTTTCCCATGTGATATTGATGACGTTGAAAAATGTTCACTTCACATTCCAATGATGTTGTTTGGGAGTGATGACTATGTTAGTGCAGGAATCATGATGGCAGTTGGTTTTGCAGGTGATGGTTCTAATTCTGATTGGGAAAATGAACAAACTTTTCTCTCCAGAGATGGTGGTTTAACATGGCAGTTAGCCTTTGAGTTCCCAACCGTTTTTGCTATGGGTGATTCAGGTAACGTCATTGTTGCTGTTCCCTTTAACCCAGAGGAGGACGACGATCCGGAGGCTGAATTTTACTATTCACTTGACCAAGGTAAATCGTGGACCGAATATCAATTACAGAAACCTATTATCCCAGTTACACTTACTTCCACAACTCCAGATGGTTCCGGACTCAATTTTGTCTTGAGTGGAATGGATTTTAGCCAACCTAAGGCATCATCTGATagtaattttatttatgcGATTGATTTTTCAGAACTCTTCAATGGAAAGATTTGTAAAACTGATGATTTTGAGACATGGTCCTTGGCCGAAGGTAAATGTGTTGCTGGTGTTAAATACTCTTACAGCAGAAGAAAGCAGGACGCAAAATGTATTTCCAAAAAACTATTTGAAGATCTTCAATTAAAGGAAGAAATCTGTGACCAGTGTACCAAGGATGATTACGAATGttcttttgaattttcaaaggATCAGAACGGAGGATGTGTTCCAGATTACAAATTGTTATCCCTTTCAGGAGCCTGTTCAAAAGCAAAGAATGATGCAATCCAACTAAAACCAATGCAATTAATTAGTGGAACTAAGTGTAAGAAGGAACTACAAGTGGATACTGTGAATGTGCCTTGTAAGGGTGTTCCTGATTCAAATAAGCATAAAGATAAAGGTAAAAATAGAGGTGAACCAATAGTTGTTACGGAGAACTCGTTTGACGGTAAAATGATGTTCTaccaatattttgattcCATTGATCATGAATCAGTAATATTAGGTGACACTGATGGTAAATACTATATTTCTCACGATGGTGGCCAAACTATGCAACCATTTGATTCTGACGGTGAATCCATTGTAGAAGTCGTGTTTAATCCATATTTCAATACGTCAGCATACCTGTTCGGTAAAGATGGGACCTTGTTTGTTACTAACGATGGTGGTTACACATTTACAACTACTGAACTGCCAGATACCATCCAACTAGGTTTCCCACTAGACTTCCATGCTAAGGATGAAAAGACTTTTATTTACTACGGTGGTAAGAATTGTGACTCAATTCTTAGCGCTGATTGTCATCCAGTAGCCTATATCACCAAAGATGGTGGTCAAACATTTAAAGAGTTGTTAGATAGCACAATTCATTGTGAATTCTGTGGCTCACAATACAAACATCCATATGATCAAAATATGATTATATGTCAGGTTAAGGAAACAGGATCTACCAAACGTACTTTGGTTTCTTCCACTGACTACTTTAAGAACGATAAGAAGGTAATCtttgataatatattaGGCTATATGTCTGATGGTGAATTCAGCATTGTTGCTGTGATTCACGATGAAAAGGAACTTAGGACTTATGTTTCAGCTGATGGTGATGAATTTGCAGAAGCTAAATTACCtcaagatttggaaaatatcaaaCAGAAAGCGTTTACTGTGATCCCAGCACATTCACCATCTGTATTCTTACATTATACCACGAACTCCGGTCGTGGTGTAAGCTTTGGCCGTCTACTAAAATCAAATTCTAATGGTACTTCTTTCGTTACATTGGAACCAGGAGTCAATAGAAACGATGCCGGTCTAGTTGATTTTGAGAAGATTCAGGGACTGGAAGGGATAATGGTGATAAACGTTGTTGACAACTTAGAACAAGTAAGAAGCAAGAATGAAgcaaagaaattgaaaacgaAGGTAACGTTTAACGATGGGGCCGACTGGGATTTTTTGAAACCTCCAACCAAGGATTCTAATGGAAAGAAGTACTCATGTTCTTCTAAAAATCTCAATAAATGTTCGTTGAATTTACATGGTTACACAGAACGTTCTGACTTCCGTGATACATACTCATCAGGCTCTGCTCTAGGCTACATGGTCGGTATCGGTAATGTCGGTGAATATCTACAGTCATACGACGAAGCCTCTACGTTCTTAACAACAGATGGAGGATTAACCTGGTCCGAAATAAAGAAAGGAGCTTATCAATACGAATATGGTGACCATGGTGGTATCATTGTCCTTGTGGCAGATAAAACCGCAACAGACACCCTTTCATATTCGTTGGATGCAGGGAAGACATGGACTGACTACAAATTTGctgatgaaaaaattatcGTTGATGATCTGATTACTGTTCCAAAAGATTCAGCAATGAGATTTTTATTGATTGGGCAATCATCATCTATTAGAGGTGCTAATACTAAAACTTTTACCATTGATTTTAGTGGCAGTTTTAAGAGACAATGTATTCTAGAtgttgataatgaagattcAGATGACTTTGATTACTTTTCCCTTAACCCATCAAAGTCTGAATGTTTGTTCGGTCACCAAAAACAATACTTACATAAGATCCATGACGATTGTTTTGTTGGTAATGTTCCATTAACTGATTTCACAAGGATTACAAAGAATTGCTCTTGTACTAGAAATGATTTCGAGTGTGATTACAATTTCTATAAGGCCAATGACGGTACATGTAAATTGGTTGAGGGGTTAACACCTATTCCTGCATCTGATATCTGTAAAAAGAACCCTGATTTAATCGAATTTTCAGAACCAACTGGTTACAGAATGATCCCATTATCCACATGTCAAGGTGGATTAAAACTCCATGTTGCAGCTGATACCTACCCATGTCCAGggaaagaacaagaatttaatACTCTCCATGGCATTGCTGGAAgatcttttattttaatcTTCTTGATTCCCTTCATAATATTTGTTCTCGTGGCATGGTTCGTCTACGTACGTGGTATTAGACGAAATGGTGGTTTTGCAAGATTTGGTGAAATTAGACTTGGCGAAGATGATTTGATTGAAAACAATGGTACTGATAAAGCTGTAAATTATATCGTTAAGACAGGTCTGTATCTCTTTTCTGGGATATATGCCGGTTATCAACTAGCGAAACGTTCTACCAATGGTCTATTGTCAAAATGGCAAAACAGATCAAATAGAAGAGGTCCAAGTTATTCATCTCTGTTGGATGATCAATTCCTAGATGATGCTGACGATTTATTAACAGGAcatgatgaagatgctaATGATTTGTCTAGCTTTGCCGATCAAGATAGcaattttgatattgatgaagatagTATTCCTCCAGAAATTGTACCTCAGCCATATTCAGATGAACATCCGGCGGATACTCCGGCTGTTGAAACAGACGATGTGCCAGCTGCCGAGCAAGAGACAGAAGCATCCACAAATACCGATACTACCTAAGTAATttgtatttatatattatacagtacatttaaattattgaacTATAGACGAtgcatttttatttttatagaaatttcttctccttgAATGTTTACCGCCCATTATAGCTCTTCACCTCAGTAATTTTCACTAATCCGTTTGAAAAACATAATGAGCGGAGCAATGAACTGATCAAGTTACCACTTGCTTGAGAAATGCTGTGCAGCTaggatcaattgaatacCTAACATTGATATCAAGAGGATGAGTAAAGCAATAGAACCCtgtaaaaataattt is a genomic window containing:
- the NCAS0B05530 gene encoding uncharacterized protein, translated to MDSGKSQQHRVGESTNNQDGKYCKPTYPLSVTNPGVYGKILGVLLFIQFSLNLNLQMTSPGDFLQRVVVITSQFLTCITSFNYMGLIIYNKEAPNTSIIKMDSLVRSTFVVGYIYTGTTLLYRHGILEGLSPFLTKFLRTLVRLLIKCIAEVLTNY
- the TPN1 gene encoding Tpn1p (ancestral locus Anc_8.147), with amino-acid sequence MLKPTIEKIEVAETEFTTVKKSPSYLRRLLHTANLLSKKLDSLGVEATGIERISPYERGSKRKQFIHVAGYWLAATGSLSSMSSFLLGPLLFGLTFNESMVSGIVSMAIGCLVAAYCSIMGPQSGCRQMVTARYLFGWWFVKFVALAAIIGVMGWSVVNSVVGGEMLASISNDKVPLWVGVLIVTLFSFLVAVFGIKQVLKVETYLSIPVWLMFILLYISSSDKYHYIDDFKSPIPDRLTLKGNWLSFFSLCYSITATWGSITADYYILFPEDTSKFQVFMLTFLGTVVPTLFVGVLGLCLSTVAATYEPWNDDYNKYGMGGLLHAGFKRWNGFGKFCVVVLLLSLISNNIINTYSAAFSVQLASVKAAKVPRWFWSIVCMIICLVCALVGRNHFSTILGNFLPMIGYWISMYFILLLEENVIFREYFHHLYYKEFPEFDKSKSGSDTTEGEEEEEFEPLEPVVGNSTALQNNFENNKDKTDSTKEATITNIHLLKRRHLATSHKYNWNKWDDPEVLTHGYAATFAFLCGVAGVVVGMAQAYWIGPLARKFGETGGDIAMWLSMAFSGLVYPPLRYWELRRYGR
- the ACH1 gene encoding acetyl-CoA hydrolase (ancestral locus Anc_8.161) → MTISNLLKERVRYLPYLKKVKQPHELIPLFKNGQYLGWSGFTGVGTPKAVPDALIEHVEKNNLQGKLKFNLFVGASAGPEENKWAEHDMIIKRAPHQVGKPIAKAINSGQIKFFDKHLSMFPQDLMYGFYTRERTDNKILDYMIIEATAIKEDGSIVPGPSVGGSPEFMAVADKIIVEVNTATPSFEGIHDIDMPVNPPYRQPYPYVKVDDRCGVDSIPLDPEKVIAIVESTTRDKVPPNTPSDEMSKGIANNLVEFFRNEVKHGRLPENLLPLQSGIGNIANAVIEGLTDANFKHLNVWTEVLQDSFLDLFENGSLDFATATSIRLTENGFERAFANWDSFKNKICLRSQVVSNNPEMIRRLGVIAMNTPVEVDIYAHANSTNVNGSRMLNGLGGSADFLRNAKLSIMHAPSARPTKVDPTGISSIVPMASHVDQTEHDLDILVTEQGLADLRGLCPRDRAREIIKQCAHPDYKSLLTDYLERSEHYAAKHGCLHEPHMLKNAFKFHTNLAERGTMKVDKWDEVD
- the FUS3 gene encoding mitogen-activated serine/threonine-protein kinase FUS3 (ancestral locus Anc_8.162); its protein translation is MGKKIVFNISSDFQLKSLLGEGAYGVVCSAVHKPTGEIVAIKKIEPFDKPLFALRTLREIKILKHFQHENIISIFDIQRPESFENFNEVYIIQELMQTDLHRVISTQNLTDDHIQYFIYQTLRAVKVLHGSNVIHRDLKPSNLLINSNCDLKICDFGLARIIEEDTGDDEPNAQLQNGMTEYVATRWYRAPEVMLTAARYSKAMDIWSCGCILAELFMKRPIFPGKDYRHQLMLIFGLIGTPSGRDLLCIESRRAREYITTLPKYEPVPWEKVFPNVNPLGIDLLQRMLIFDPRSRITAEEALAHPYLKTYHDPNDEPTGEPIPKSFFEFDSYKDVLTTKDLKKLLWNEIFG